A window of the Halopseudomonas phragmitis genome harbors these coding sequences:
- the mnmC gene encoding bifunctional tRNA (5-methylaminomethyl-2-thiouridine)(34)-methyltransferase MnmD/FAD-dependent 5-carboxymethylaminomethyl-2-thiouridine(34) oxidoreductase MnmC gives MNPSKPFADLVWSDDGQPYSSQFDDVYFSRESGLEETRHVFLANNQLAERWEKLRAGERFCIAETGFGTGLNFLCAWQLWDQSAPPDTHLHFVSTEKYPLSAADMQRAAVLWPELALWSEQLLAQYSDLTPGWHQFQLDQGRITLTLLIGDLLDSLPLLDASVDAWFLDGFAPAKNPDMWQPALYAQMARLSRPGATLATFTSVGAVRRGLQDAGFVMRKVKGYGRKREMLAGTFAGSASAAWQAPWYARPAAPSLPQRQALVIGAGLAGCATAFALARRGWQVTVLERHAEPAQEASGNPQGILYCKLSAHQTPLSRFVLSSYAYALRVLHELLEQDGRQWQPCGVLQLPTSDKEAQRQQALADLGWPDTLLRLVDQAEASQLAGVATPSGGLWFEGGGWVNPPSLCQALLQHPNIQLLAHHQTLSLAASEYGWQALDHEGQILASAPQVVICGAADSLRLAPSAHLPLKAIRGQVTHLPATTASQALRTVLCAEGYVSPARLGEHHVGASFRFDRLDTQPSQEETESNLGLLLQLSPALAASLQVEQLDPASLPARAALRCTTPDYLPVIGPLVDAKVFRERYAELAKDASRQPTAGAPWLAGLHINAAHGSRGLISAPLSGELVAAWICDEPLPLPRDLAEAVHPSRFLLRELIRGRGRAGQA, from the coding sequence GTGAACCCCTCAAAGCCTTTTGCCGATTTGGTCTGGTCCGATGATGGCCAGCCCTATTCCAGCCAGTTCGACGACGTGTATTTCTCACGCGAATCAGGCCTGGAAGAAACCCGGCATGTGTTTCTGGCCAACAACCAACTGGCCGAACGCTGGGAGAAGCTCAGGGCTGGCGAGCGCTTCTGCATTGCCGAGACCGGTTTTGGTACTGGCCTCAATTTTCTCTGTGCCTGGCAGCTATGGGATCAGTCCGCCCCGCCAGATACCCACCTGCATTTTGTCAGTACCGAAAAATACCCCCTGAGCGCAGCGGATATGCAGCGCGCCGCAGTACTGTGGCCGGAGCTGGCGCTCTGGTCAGAGCAGTTGCTGGCTCAGTACAGCGACCTGACACCCGGCTGGCACCAGTTTCAGCTTGATCAGGGGCGGATCACCCTGACCCTACTGATCGGCGACCTGCTGGACAGCCTGCCGCTGCTCGACGCCAGCGTTGACGCCTGGTTCCTCGACGGCTTCGCCCCGGCCAAGAATCCGGACATGTGGCAACCAGCGCTCTATGCCCAGATGGCCCGGCTGTCGCGCCCGGGAGCGACACTGGCAACCTTCACCAGCGTCGGTGCTGTACGCCGTGGCCTGCAGGACGCCGGCTTTGTCATGCGCAAGGTTAAAGGCTATGGCCGCAAGCGAGAAATGCTCGCGGGCACGTTTGCTGGCTCAGCCAGCGCGGCCTGGCAAGCCCCCTGGTATGCCCGCCCGGCTGCTCCCAGCCTGCCTCAGCGCCAGGCGCTGGTGATCGGCGCGGGCCTGGCTGGCTGTGCCACGGCGTTTGCCCTGGCCCGGCGCGGCTGGCAGGTCACTGTGCTGGAACGCCATGCCGAGCCAGCACAGGAGGCCTCGGGCAACCCTCAGGGGATTCTCTATTGCAAGCTGTCGGCGCATCAAACACCGCTGTCACGGTTTGTCCTGAGCAGCTACGCCTACGCCCTGCGGGTACTGCATGAACTGCTTGAACAAGACGGCCGGCAGTGGCAGCCCTGCGGTGTTCTGCAATTGCCAACCAGTGACAAGGAAGCCCAGCGCCAGCAGGCACTGGCCGATCTGGGCTGGCCCGATACACTGCTCAGACTGGTCGATCAGGCCGAGGCCAGCCAACTGGCCGGGGTAGCAACGCCCAGTGGCGGGCTGTGGTTCGAAGGCGGCGGCTGGGTCAATCCGCCGAGCCTGTGTCAGGCGCTGTTGCAGCATCCAAACATCCAGTTGCTGGCCCACCATCAAACGCTGAGCCTTGCCGCCAGCGAATACGGCTGGCAGGCGCTGGATCATGAAGGGCAGATACTGGCCAGTGCGCCTCAGGTCGTGATCTGCGGCGCGGCCGACAGCCTGCGTCTGGCGCCCAGTGCGCACCTGCCACTCAAGGCCATTCGTGGGCAAGTCACTCATCTGCCAGCCACAACAGCAAGCCAGGCATTGCGCACCGTGCTCTGCGCCGAAGGCTACGTTTCACCAGCCCGGCTGGGCGAGCATCACGTAGGTGCCAGCTTTCGTTTCGACCGGCTGGACACCCAACCCAGCCAGGAGGAAACCGAAAGCAATCTGGGGCTGCTGCTGCAGCTTTCCCCCGCCCTGGCGGCCAGCCTCCAGGTCGAACAACTCGACCCCGCCAGCCTGCCGGCGCGGGCCGCGCTGCGCTGCACGACTCCGGACTACCTGCCGGTCATTGGTCCGTTGGTGGACGCCAAAGTTTTCCGTGAACGCTATGCCGAACTGGCCAAAGACGCCTCACGCCAGCCGACAGCAGGCGCGCCCTGGCTGGCCGGGCTGCATATCAACGCAGCGCATGGTTCACGCGGGCTGATCAGCGCGCCCTTGAGTGGCGAGCTGGTAGCGGCCTGGATCTGTGATGAACCCCTGCCCCTGCCCCGCGACCTGGCCGAAGCAGTACACCCAAGCCGGTTTCTGCTGCGCGAACTGATTCGCGGACGAGGCCGTGCGGGCCAGGCTTGA